A region from the Triticum urartu cultivar G1812 chromosome 1, Tu2.1, whole genome shotgun sequence genome encodes:
- the LOC125508251 gene encoding protein NRT1/ PTR FAMILY 5.2-like produces MAGTTRLEAGGSDGEYTQDGTTDLHGNPILRSKRGGWRACAFVVVYEVFERMAYYGISSNLVLYLTTELHQGTVLSANNVTNWVGTIWMTPVIGAYIADAHLGRYRTFMVASIIYLLGMILLTMAVSLPSLKPAKCGLGTADPNCDHKATSVQLGVFFLALYILAVGTGGTKPNISTIGADQFDEHEPRERKQKLSFFNWWMFSIFFGTLFANTVLVYIQDKIGWTVGYALPTAGLAVSIAVFSAGTPFYRHKPTSESSFAKMAGVIVAAVRKCRVPAPVDPRDLHELDPNQYEKKKTSPLPHTPNFRVLSKAAVKIEGGRSASRWSLSTVTQVEETKQMLKMLPVLLITFVPSAMLAQINTLFVKQGTTLERRLHHFEIPPASLQGFVTISMLVSVVLYDRLFVPFMRRLTKNPRGISLLQRMGVGLVFHIVIMVIASVTERHRLRVAMENGIFESKGTTVPLSIFVLLPQFVLMGVADAFLEVAKIEFFYDQAPEGMKSLGTSYSMTSLGIGNFLSSFLLSTVSRVTRRHGQGGWIQNNLNASRLDHYYAFFAVLNCANLFVFFAVCRMYVYNAEVTHVVDGGGGEKQRPEVAMQQPATVGAVEVHP; encoded by the exons ATGGCGGGGACGACCCGGCTGGAGGCCGGCGGCAGCGACGGCGAGTACACGCAGGACGGCACCACAGACCTCCACGGCAACCCCATCCTCCGCTCAAAGCGAGGAGGCTGGAGAGCCTGCGCCTTCGTCGTAG TGTACGAGGTGTTCGAGCGGATGGCCTACTACGGCATCTCGTCCAACCTGGTGCTATACCTGACGACGGAGCTGCACCAGGGCACGGTGCTCTCCGCCAACAACGTCACCAACTGGGTGGGCACAATCTGGATGACGCCCGTCATCGGCGCCTACATCGCCGACGCCCACCTCGGCCGCTACCGCACCTTCATGGTCGCCTCCATCATATACCTCCTC GGAATGATCCTGCTGACCATGGCCGTGTCCCTGCCGTCGCTGAAGCCGGCGAAATGCGGCCTCGGCACGGCGGACCCCAACTGCGACCACAAGGCCACGAGCGTGCAGCTGGGCGTCTTCTTCCtggccctgtacatcctcgccgTCGGCACGGGCGGCACCAAGCCCAACATCTCCACCATCGGCGCCGACCAGTTCGACGAGCACGAGCCGCGGGAGCGCAAGCAGAAGCTCTCCTTCTTCAACTGGTGGATGTTCAGCATCTTCTTCGGCACGCTCTTCGCCAACACCGTCCTCGTCTACATCCAAGACAAGATCGGCTGGACCGTCGGCTACGCGCTCCCCACCGCCGGCCTCGCCGTCTCCATCGCCGTCTTCAGCGCCGGGACGCCCTTCTACCGCCACAAGCCGACATCCGAGAGCTCCTTCGCCAAGATGGCCGGCGTCATCGTGGCTGCCGTCCGCAAGTGCCGCGTCCCCGCGCCCGTGGACCCGCGCGACCTGCACGAGCTCGATCCCAACCAGTACGAGAAAAAGAAGACGTCGCCGCTGCCGCACACGCCTAATTTCAG GGTGTTGAGCAAAGCGGCTGTGAAGATCGAGGGGGGTAGGAGCGCGTCACGGTGGTCGTTGAGCACGGTGACCCAGGTGGAGGAGACGAAGCAGATGCTCAAGATGCTGCCGGTGCTACTCATCACGTTCGTCCCGAGCGCGATGCTGGCGCAGATCAACACGCTGTTCGTGAAGCAGGGCACGACGCTGGAGCGGCGCCTTCACCACTTCGAGATCCCGCCGGCCAGCCTGCAGGGGTTCGTGACCATCTCCATGCTCGTCTCCGTGGTGCTCTACGACCGCCTCTTCGTGCCCTTCATGCGGCGGCTGACCAAGAACCCGCGCGGCATCTCGCTGCTCCAGCGCATGGGCGTGGGGCTCGTCTTCCACATCGTGATCATGGTGATCGCGTCGGTGACGGAGCGGCACCGGCTGCGCGTGGCGATGGAGAACGGCATATTCGAGAGCAAGGGCACGACGGTCCCGCTCTCCATCTTCGTGCTGCTCCCGCAGTTCGTGCTCATGGGCGTGGCCGACGCCTTCCTGGAGGTGGCCAAGATCGAGTTCTTCTACGACCAGGCGCCCGAGGGCATGAAGAGCCTCGGCACCTCCTACTCCATGACCAGCCTCGGCATCGGCAACTTCCTCAGCAGCTTCCTGCTGTCGACGGTGTCGCGCGTCACGCGCCGGCACGGGCAGGGAGGGTGGATCCAGAACAACCTCAACGCCTCCCGGCTGGACCACTACTACGCCTTCTTCGCGGTCCTCAACTGCGCCAACCTCTTTGTCTTCTTCGCCGTGTGCCGGATGTACGTGTACAACGCCGAGGTCACCCACGTCGTTGATGGTGGCGGCGGGGAGAAACAGAGGCCGGAAGTGGCGATGCAGCAACCTGCTACAGTAGGCGCAGTAGAAGTTCATCCTTGA
- the LOC125532474 gene encoding uncharacterized protein LOC125532474: MAADWTSARRAWEKWTGKHVGSSGMPIKAALLLNYDPTGPSRLFPMVAEQEGAKFTAVDLQPSIDFFRRNNLQTEFFSIGPNQYVVTSIHGHWFTARCVNTTQPGGEGVIIMQIGAYLLVSMYDGSVGSASRAMVAVDQFAWHFNRKTH; the protein is encoded by the exons ATGGCTGCGGACTGGACATCGGCGCGCCGGGCGTGGGAGAAGTGGACCGGGAAGCACGTCGGATCTTCCG GGATGCCGATCAAGGCGGCGCTGCTGCTCAACTACGATCCGACAGGACCATCTCGCCTCTTCCCCATGGT AGCAGAGCAAGAGGGAGCAAAATTTACTGCTGTTGATCTGCAGCCATCCATCGACTTCTTTAGAAGGAATAATCTGCAGACGGAATTCTTTTCTATTGGGCCAAACCAAT ATGTGGTCACCTCAATCCACGGACACTGGTTTACTGCTCGTTGCGTTAACACAACACAGCCAGGAGGTGAAGGAGTTATAATTATGCAGATCGGAGCATACTTGTTAGTCTCTAT GTATGATGGTTCTGTTGGTTCGGCTTCACGGGCAATGGTGGCTGTTGATCAGTTTGCATGGCACTTTAACCGGAAAACACATTAA